The genomic segment AAACACGGGTTGCATGTTTCTAAACCTCATTGGCATTAATCTCGACCCTCCTCCGTATCGACAGAGAATGCTCCAGATATGGATTTGCCTTCAGGATGTAGTTCAGGTCTCTTCGGTATGTTAACGTTCTGTTTCTCGTTGTGCAGTACGCCTCCAGCTCATCCGGAGGCGAGAGTTCCTGCGATGAAGGCCCATCCCATCGACCTCCTCACATGCAGCCCTTCCACCCCCGGATTGTGGCCCTTGACCCGGACACACCGCTACTGCCCTCCAGTGATCCTGACTACTCCTCTAGCAGCGAACACTCCTGTGACACCGTCATCTACGTGGGACCCGGGGGGACGGCGATCTCAGACCGGGAACTGAGCGACAACGAGGGACCGCCTGCTTTTGTGCCGATCATCCCTTCCTTGAACAGGAAGAGAGTCAAAGACTCACCCAGAACTGATGGGGACCACTTTAAGTGTAACACGTTTGCAGAGTTGCAGGAGCGACTCGACTTCATCGACGGCAGCGAGAGTCCAGCTGTGTTTGGGACAGAAGGGAAAGCAGCACAAACAGCAGCACTCAGTAACCAGACCGGGGTTAAAGCCATGGAAGCAGCCGCTCCACCCACTTCTGGTAAGAACTCTTtggacacagacacaaagaatcCTGGTCAGAAACAAACCCCTTCAGCCAACAACCTCATGGACACTTCCAAAAGAACCAGTGCAGATGGGGAGAAACTTTCAGCCACCCCTATTCAGCCGTGTTCAGAGGAGGCCTTTGGGGATTTCTCAAAGGAATCAGGGCCTGTGGTCCGAGAGAAGGTCTACCTCAAAGGAGGTGTACCCAAGCCATCGGCCTCCCCGTCCATACCCAGGACATCCAAGGCGGCATCTCAGCCTGGGGAGGGTGTTGGTAGGACTCCACCTGTGGGCATGTGCCAACCAGCGGGATCCCAAAGGGTGCTGGATACAGGCGGTTATCCCTTGGAGGTTGACAGTCTTCGGGCTGCTCTGTTTGGGAGGTACTTCGAGAGGGACTTTCTGAGGACCACAATTACGCTACAGCAACCTGTGGAGCTGAACAGTGAGGATGAACTTGTGTTCACAGTCGTAGAGGAGTTCCCTCACGGTCTTGTCCCGGATAACGGCCGCCCCTCCAACCTCCTCAGCTTCAACAACGAACGATCTTGGCAGGCGTCAGCCACTGAGTCCAGGCCGGTGAGCATCATCAGCAGTATCAACGACGAGTACGACGCGTACACATCCCAACTCGGAGCTGTGGGATCCGGGGCTGATGTTGGCGGTGAGTCCAGGGAAATTCCGTTTCCCAAACATGGCAAGGAGGAGTCAAGTGTTGGCTCATGGCCAGGTGAGGTGAGTGCCGATTCAGCCAAAAGTGAAAGCAGTCATTCAATGAGCAGCCTTTACATGAGGGACACAAACGTGGCAAAGGAGAACGCATCTACACCAACCTCTCCAAGCGTATTTCTCAAGCAGCCATTTTTACAAGGCATCAAGAGCTTGTTGAATGACAGTGGTTGTTTCCCAGACCTGGACAGTAACCAAGCTACCCCAAGCAAACCTTCCTTTACCAAATGTTCTCCCTCACCTGAATCAGCCAAAGCATCTCCGAAAGCCTCCCTCAAGGGGAGAGCCAGTACGTTAAATGCTTCAGTGTCAGCCCAGGTCCCCCATCATGCCAGTCATTCCAATCTTTCCAGGAAAACAAAGCCTACCTCATCTGCAACTGGGggctgcagcagacaggagggcagaaatgatgacattttgcTTCAGGGAAGCAGTGGAAGGAACAGCAACAGTGTACCCCGGCCACCAAAGGTACAGGTGTCCTCTTCATCCGATAGAGTTGTGGATGGTTGTGAAAAGTCCAGCAACAGGAGAGGAGACACTCTCATCAAGCTGCCACGACTCACCCGAGGTGCAACAACTCTAGGAACAGTCTCGACTCCCCAAAGTTCTGAATCCAAATGGGGTCATGAGGCCAGTTTGGTGACGGGAACCCTGAGGTTTTCTTCCTTGGGAAAAAGGTCAAATGAACAGAAGGGACTTGTCATGTCCAAGTTTGGAAACATCTCTCCTCCTGTTCCACCTGTCAGACAGTCAAACCAAGACCAAAAGACAAGAACTGTATCTTCAAGTGCCTTAAAAACAACCTCAGATGAAGAAGTGAGCACCAGGCATCGGGCAGATTCATTCAGTTGCAGGACTTCTAGTCTCAAAATCGAGCATTCAAAGACATCGAGCCTGAAGACCCGAGGGGCCCGGGTGGAGTCTTTCAGGCACTATGAGAGTCTGATGTCTCTGGAGAGATGTGACAGTCCAACCTTAACTGGGTCCAAGCCTGAACTTTTCAGGGAGAACATCAGGGCCACCTTAGGAGGTACCAACAGATCCAACAGATCAGTGCCAAGACTCGGGGTTCCGGCATCACCCTCCACATCTGCCTCATCTTGTCAAGATTCTCCCTGTGTCTTTGCAACTACAATGAAGGCACTGGGGCAGGTCAAAGGTAACAGCAGCTCACGAGCATCCGTTTCTGGTGGATATAAAGTGCGGTCTATGTCTACTGGTGGTACCAAGAGCCCGAGTTTGTCCCCAAAACCTCTTGATAATGTAGCCGGACGCCACAGCAGCTTATTTCCAACAATAAAGTCCCCGGCTCGATCAAGCACTGGAGCCAAGATGGGAAGAGGAACCATCATGGGCACCAGGCAGGCCATCAGCAGGGCGGCAAACAGCCGAGTTAGTGAGTTGGCCACCGGTGGTCAAGGGAAGCAGCTTAGCAGAGACCCTGTTGCTGCTAGGAATGATGGGATTGACGGTGGAAACAGCGCCATCAGTGGTtcaccaatcaaccaaccaatccCATCGCCTTACAGCAAGATCACCGCACCCCGTCGACCGCAGCGCTACAGCAGCGGGCACGGCAGTGACAATAGCAGCATCCTCAGTGGGGAGCTGCCACCCGCCATGGGTCGCACCGCCTTGTTTTACCACAGCGGGGGGAGCAGTGGCTACGAGAGCATGATTCGAGACAGCGAGACCACCGGCAGCACCTCGTCAGCGCACGACTCCATGAGCGAGAGCGGGCCGTCTTTGTCCAATAGAGGCAGAGTGTCGAAGTCACCCAAGAAAAGGGGGAATGGTGAGTCCACCTGAAGGTAGAGACGGTCAGGTTCAAAAGGATTAGCGATGCTGACgatgtttttctctttatgGTCATGACTTTAACAACATTTGGAAATATTCTTACAAAAATTAATTTGGGTTCAGCCTAAAATAGTAAAACCTGTGATGGTTCTAGCTATGCTAGGAAAATGGCTAAATCTGTGATGTTCTGGTTTTGCTAGGATAGTGGCTAAGCCTGTGACAGTTTTAGCTGGGCTAGGACGGCGCCTAAATCTGTGATGGTCCTAGCTATGCTCGAACCTTGACCAAATGTGTGATGGTTCTAGGTACTGTATGCTAGGACAGCGGCTAAAACTGTGATGTTGTAGCTATGCCAGTACAGCGGCTAGACCTCTGACGATTCTAGCCATGCTAGTACAGCGCCTAAACCTGTGACGGTTCTAGCTTGGCTTGGACGGTGCCTCAATCTGTGGTCCAAGCTATGCTAGCTACTGTAGGCTAGTGCAGCGGCTATATCTGTAATGGTTCTAGCTACTTTATGTTAGGACAGCGGCAAAACTGTGATGATTCTAGCAATGCTAGAGTATCGGCTAAACCTCTGACGGTTCTAGCTATGCTAAATCAGAGGCTAAACCTGTGGTGTTCTAGCTACTGAATGCTAGCACAGCAGCTAGCAGATCCAAAGGCCAGGTTGCAACTCTTTGACGTGACGTTTTTTGCTCAAACATGACATCAGACGTTTTTCTCGTCCTGATTCAGACGGAAAAATGAAACTCGTCTCTTCCAGAAACAagaaattagcatttttatgacttcctccatccatcatgAGGTGTGATGATGGGCTAGAAGCATCTGTTCACATTCGTGTTGTCATGACGGCTGAGCTGCAGGTATTATCGCCATGGGAACATCCGTCTCCGCCCTGACGTCTTTATCTCCCGCCGTTGTTTATCCTTACATCTACATCCACGCGTTTTCTGAATCGATGTCGTATCCGCGGCGATACGTTAAAGCGGCTGATTGTGATTCATGAGGTTCGCCGGTAGCGGCACCGCGCGGGTCGGGCGATACGCCACTGGATCTCGGCTCGTTTCAGCATCATGAATAATTCATGAAGCAGCAGCTACACATCCGACACCACTTATCACCCACGCCGCCCCCTCCTTCAGGGTGATGGCGGCGGCGGATGAACCTCATCAGTAACACAAATGGGCGTCGACATCGAACGGAACATCACGTAGTCATGACATGAATTAAGTTTGTTTGCATCTGGGCGAAACAAATAATTATTGTTCATTTTCCGTCCATCAGGTTTCCAGCGGCGCCGTCTGATCCCCGCCCCCCTCCCAGACGCCTCCTCTCTGGGCCGGAAGGCGGGGGGTCAGTGGGCGGAGCGGCCGGCGCTCAGCGGCGCCCTCAAGGAGCCATTCGAGATCAAGGTGTATGAGATCGACGACATGGACCACCTCCAGCGCAGGAGGGAGGCGGCCATGGCAACAGAGGTGAGGCGGAGTCAACGCGCTCAGCTTCCTGTTCAGGAGGACTGAACCGGTCAGGCAGAGATGAAGCCCCGCCTCTTTTTGGGTCCATTAGATAGTCAGATTAAAAGGATTCTCATGTACTTCTCTTGATTTAATGTCtgtttgcttcttttcttttagCTTTCACTGCACTTTTTTATCTTCCtgtatttcttttacatttttttcattattaattttattaatttttttaatgtcatgatattctgatttatttaaagtcattttattttaatttcttttgtcatttttttgtaatttatttatataattttatactaatttattattgtacatttatttttatttgttattattttctaatttatttctgtcattttattctAATTTGTTTATAAATTGAATTCTAATTTACTTGTCATATTattcaaatgttattttattctaatttgtcatttttttgttgtttatgtctgtcacaattgaatattttatctcttattcttttattttaacgcattttgaattattttgcgTTGGTGCCTAAATAAACTTGCATTTCTGTTAGCGTATAGCGTGACATTCCATTAGCTTCTCCATTAGCGCCGATCCAGCCTAAGGCCAGTGGAGTTTATCACTGACTTAATTACGGTTCCGTCTCTATTGTTccgggtgtgtgagtgtgtgtgtgtgttggggggggcaTGATGAATGAAGCTGCAGCCTTGGCCGGACAGTGTTAACGGCCGTCGTCTCCCTGTGTTAGCGTGTCGCTAACCTTCAGGGAGGcctgatttattttcaattagCGTGCGAAGTTTCGCCGCGCGGCGACCAGCGTGAGAACCATGTGACCTGAGGCgtgtctttgtttgtgtctcCCCCCCAGCAGCCGTTCCACGACGTGGAAAAGGTGAGTAAAtaaaccccgcccccctccaTCCGACTTATCTGAACCCGCGTTAGAGAAGTCGGTTCAGTTAAGTCAGAATATTATCAGgataaatttaataaatcagAGTTTTGTGGAGTCTCCGCCCTCTAATCATGTGGGCGTGGCTTCTTCTAATCCACCTGTAAGCGAAGACGAGAGGCGCCGGTGATCTGCCTCTCCGTCACCTGTTTGTCCTTAATCCCATAGATTAACTCTCCAGACAGCAGATTAGCGCCGATGCTAATTTTATTCCCAGCTCCTGATTAAGTCTCCGCCCCTCGCTCGTCCGGCGGCGTTGAGTCTGACGGGGTTCTGTCGGGGTTCTGTCGGGGTTCTGACGGGTCCTCAGGGTCTCCTCTACTTCAACGCCCGGCTGAGGATGCTGGAGAAGCGGCAGCAGCGGATTGGAgagctgaggaggaaacacCAGGAGCTGAAGGCGGAGCTAAACGAGGCCAAGACCCGCCTGATGCTGGACCCCAGCAAGTGGGCCGGAGAATGTGAGTACCGCCCCCCCCCAGACCGCCGCCGCGCCGTCTGTTTCTGAGGGGTCACGTCTATTCTCTGGTTCTTCTAGTCGATGTGGACCCGGACCTGGACCCGGAGTCCCAGGACCACCTGGAGGCTCTGGTTCAGGTCACGgcggagctgcaggacgtcGTCACCGTCTGCAAGGCCCGCCTCATGATGGAGACCTGCTTCGACATCGCCGTGACGACCGCAGGGGCCGGCGCCGCGCTGGAGGggcagcaggaagtggaggtgtgagaggagagataaccctcccccgcccccccccacctctgttTTTAACGCAAagtcaaaattaaatgtaagatgattaaaaaaaagcacaacgaaaattattattttaaatttaaaacatttgaagCACATTTAGAGCATCAGACACCTTTAGACTGGTTTAAAAAATAAGGAACTCAGTTCACAAAGAGTCAGTTTGATCCTAAATTATTCACAGGtccagtccaggttcacacagtgaaacagtccaggttcacgcagtgaaacggtccaggttcacacagtgaaacggtcccggttcacacagtgaaacggtccaggttcacgcagtgaaacagtccaggttcacacagtgaaacagcttttactgtttttggttttttttacagtggacagctctgattggttcattcaAACTTAAGCAACAAGACAAACTAaacctttgttttgttttgtctggagtcgtccaatcacagcacagGAATAACCTGCTGGTCCTGGATCAGATTCATGATGAACAGATCAGGAAGTGCCTTCCGCTTCATGATTCCACTGATAAACTAcctttactgtttgtttttatatccaTCACGTCTTTCCTGAAGCTGTGCTGATCAATGACTCCACACAGATGAAGTCATTTTAACGTCtccaaaatgtttcatgttttaacGTCGAATTCagagaaatgtaaataaaaccacaggaaacagaggaaagACGACAGGAAGTTACTGAAGGTCAGATTCACATCAGGGCGCCTCAAACCTGCTGATTTTAAAGcatgtgatcagctgataaTCGATCAATAAAAGGTTCAGACTGTTTTCTTATTGTACAGTTTTATAATGATTATAAAGTAAAGGTTGGATCGTCCCCGTCAATAAAAACCTCTGGTTCAAGTAAACTAAGActggttctgtttttattttcggAATCACATGGTCATCTCAGCCGTAACCATGGTAACTCAACAACTTATCCCAGCTAGCTTTGCTGAAGCTAATAAAGGAAAGCATgatcaggagagagagagaggggcagGCTGTCCTGTCACCAGCAGCACGTAACCGTGACAACAGGAGACAGCAACAACAGAGAACAACCAACAAGCTGGAGACAGCTGTAACCATGGTAACAAGATGGAGAAAGCTGAAAAATATTTCGATAATTCAATTATTGTCTGAGCTAAtagcgttagcatgctaacacacGTGACCCTGTTtcctgtccacttcctgtttacaaaATGATTTGCgactgactccgccccctgctgCTTCCCCCTTTGATCCATCCATTCTCGTCGGTTTCTCCCGGTCGGATTCAGACGAACGTTCGACGGATGAACTCCGGATGAACCGACCTGTCGTcggtttaaataaagttgtgaTCAAACAGGAGCTGCAGCGACTAGAACAAAGAACCGCGCCTGGAGGAACCGGCGCCTCAGATCCACCCTGCTGGTACgggcgacctttgaccccagagGGTCGCCCCATGTGTTGAACAGACGCCTGGAACCGTCCTGGTTCTCCTGCCTGAGGGCCTCCAGACGGTCCCTCTGGTTCCAGAACGTTCCAGGACGTCTTCTGTGAAACCCGAACCCCCGGTCTCTCCTGAgtctctctgattggctgacgtcGTCTTCTGATCCCTGACTGGTTCCCtgaagacttcctgtttcctctccagTGTTTGACatcagaggatgaagaggatgaagatgtcTCGGCGTCGCTTTCCTGCAATGATGAAGACGAGTTCCTCAGGTTGAGGTTTGGAAACAGTGACGGAGTCCCCAGGAGGAGTTCCGGTTTTTTCAAGGACTTTCAAGGACTTTTGTTTgaaccctcctcttcctcttcttccatccttccaaaataaataaatcaaacaccttttaatttgtttaaatctttcagaatctttcttcttctgctaaCGAGGTGCTAATGAGGTGCTAATGATGTAGCTTTAAATGCTAAAGAGGCTTCATGTATGCGAGGCTCCCCAACAAGTAAGAACCCTTCAGTGCTAGCACCATGCTAATGGTACCTAATGAGAcctcagcagccaatcaggcgtCAGATCACGTGATGGGATCATGAGTCAGTCCAGAGCGGCAGTGTAGTTCCTGAAGCTGGCATGTTGGTGGCGCCATCTGGTGACAACGACGAGTCACTGAGGAAATAAAG from the Antennarius striatus isolate MH-2024 chromosome 19, ASM4005453v1, whole genome shotgun sequence genome contains:
- the kif26aa gene encoding kinesin-like protein KIF26A, whose translation is MYSQYWNAARGHRPDYRRYTVVEGATPLPLGSTAGRKRLRSAGEDGEEGRSCASRPNPEGSLSANELSRYGEPEEEEEELKMCHRCHAMTSHLERQAAALADSSAEKDPAYTCFLFDKLQRPQWPRRGRHAPIDVRCDVCGVSSHQLRRLALCRALCINREMTPRPSNAAAAATASASSCQASGCILGGDKLPVKQQRWSYEEQMGAGALWGWGGVQSTYLGAGGAKGLATVTPLPLDARHHLEGVWRVSCPRPEDQQHATASRSDGIYVTMRSLAPDARPAAHSIATQTSRPPSAAASFFIRAAQKLSLSRRRRSQPGPASPPGEALGPLLYTGGFSGALQLSPPAIPPCLLRAGSKVKDKPGMGKVRVMVRICSKSSDSASSLRVDGRKKQLTLCEPSAAGGLPGPAHRRSASTPKTFAFNAVFSHDATQAEVCSGTVAEVIQSVVNGADGCIFCFGHANLGKTYTMIGRDCSTQSLGVAPTAISWLFKVIEERREKLGGRFSLGVSAVEISGREETLTDLLAGLSPPPAGGPQEAPGPAVALREDPLCGSQLQNQTELQATNAKQAAFFLDAALAARSNQEPGNQEMRRNSHFLFTLHLYQERLDKTHKATMSGRSRLHLLDLGSCESDISRTREGGGGQCLSLSALGNVILALANGAKHVPYRDSKLTMLLSESLGNINCQTTMIAHVSDAPANYMETLTTVQLASRIHRMRKKKSKYASSSSGGESSCDEGPSHRPPHMQPFHPRIVALDPDTPLLPSSDPDYSSSSEHSCDTVIYVGPGGTAISDRELSDNEGPPAFVPIIPSLNRKRVKDSPRTDGDHFKCNTFAELQERLDFIDGSESPAVFGTEGKAAQTAALSNQTGVKAMEAAAPPTSGKNSLDTDTKNPGQKQTPSANNLMDTSKRTSADGEKLSATPIQPCSEEAFGDFSKESGPVVREKVYLKGGAASQPGEGVGRTPPVGMCQPAGSQRVLDTGGYPLEVDSLRAALFGRYFERDFLRTTITLQQPVELNSEDELVFTVVEEFPHGLVPDNGRPSNLLSFNNERSWQASATESRPVSIISSINDEYDAYTSQLGAVGSGADVGGESREIPFPKHGKEESSVGSWPGEVSADSAKSESSHSMSSLYMRDTNVAKENASTPTSPSVFLKQPFLQGIKSLLNDSGCFPDLDSNQATPSKPSFTKCSPSPESAKASPKASLKGRASTLNASVSAQVPHHASHSNLSRKTKPTSSATGGCSRQEGRNDDILLQGSSGRNSNSVPRPPKVQVSSSSDRVVDGCEKSSNRRGDTLIKLPRLTRGATTLGTVSTPQSSESKWGHEASLVTGTLRFSSLGKRSNEQKGLVMSKFGNISPPVPPVRQSNQDQKTRTVSSSALKTTSDEEVSTRHRADSFSCRTSSLKIEHSKTSSLKTRGARVESFRHYESLMSLERCDSPTLTGSKPELFRENIRATLGGTNRSNRSVPRLGVPASPSTSASSCQDSPCVFATTMKALGQVKGNSSSRASVSGGYKVRSMSTGGTKSPSLSPKPLDNVAGRHSSLFPTIKSPARSSTGAKMGRGTIMGTRQAISRAANSRVSELATGGQGKQLSRDPVAARNDGIDGGNSAISGSPINQPIPSPYSKITAPRRPQRYSSGHGSDNSSILSGELPPAMGRTALFYHSGGSSGYESMIRDSETTGSTSSAHDSMSESGPSLSNRGRVSKSPKKRGNGFQRRRLIPAPLPDASSLGRKAGGQWAERPALSGALKEPFEIKVYEIDDMDHLQRRREAAMATEQPFHDVEKGLLYFNARLRMLEKRQQRIGELRRKHQELKAELNEAKTRLMLDPSKWAGEFDVDPDLDPESQDHLEALVQVTAELQDVVTVCKARLMMETCFDIAVTTAGAGAALEGQQEVEV